In the Colius striatus isolate bColStr4 chromosome 3, bColStr4.1.hap1, whole genome shotgun sequence genome, AGAATGGATGACAACATTTTGGCCTAACAAAAGGAAAGCACTAGTTCTTTATCTACCTGGTACAGGACTTTATATGCTTTGTTGAAGATTAAAAATCAAGTTTTATTCTCACCCTTTAAAACCAAATGAGCACCTGAGGATTACCATTATATGCTTCAATCATATCATGTCTggtttacaaagaaaaagaaaccataaaAAAGTAAGAGGTTGGTAAGGTCTGAAGAAACATCTTCCATCTCCATACTGACAAGAGCTGCTTTGAGGAACCAGAACAGTGCTGATGCACATGGGTGCGTCTTGTCCCTGCACAGCTACTGGGTAGAGGGATGAGCAGGTGTGGAGGAACACTACTACTCACCTCTCATCCTTTGCAGTTTTGTCACACTCGATGTCAAACTGCCACCGCTCCAGAACCTCGTTGTTTTCGATGCTCGAGATGACCACCACTAGGCGCTGCACAATGCACTTGTACAGCCACTCTGAAAGAAGCCACGGCAGTTAGTCGCAGTGTGAAAAAGTAAAACACCAGAAGAGACAAAACAAGGAGGGCACTGCAGCCTCCCGCCAGCGGCACTCGTGTCGCAGTTTGAAGAAACTGCCTTAGCTCCCTGGTTGGGCAACCCCCCCCCACCTTTCATCTGCTCCACCACGTTGTTGAGGTAGTTCTTCAGCTCAGGGTCCGTGGTGACGAGGAGAGTGAGCCCGTACTTCTGGACGCGGGTGAAGGTCTCGGGGGGATAGATGCCCCGCTGGTAGAGGATGCTGTTGATTCCATAGGCTGCAATACGCGGAAGGAAAAGATGTGCCCGTGAGGCGGCCGCCTCCGCCAGCGGCCATGTCCTCCGGCAGGAGGCCTACCAGAGCCTGCCTGCCTACCAGCCAACCTCCCGCCCACCCgtcttcccttcctccctcagccccttacAGAAGAACTCGGCAACGATCTCGGCGCTGCCCCGCAGAGTGATGCCCTGTTGCTCGCGGCCGAGCTGTTTGGCCATGTGGGCTGAGCGACGGCGCCGCCGTCCCGCCGCCCGGTTCAAATGGAGCTCCGCCCCGCCCCAGCTCCCCTTTGGCGGCCCGCGGCCGCGCGTGCGCGATGGCGAGGCCGCGCCTCCTCTCGGCGGGCGCGCGGGCCGTTGGCGAGCGGCTGGGTTTGGGTACGTCCGGAGGGGGGCGTGGCGCGACGCGGGGGGCGGATGAGGGAAGAACGGAGGGATGGTACGCGAGCCCGCCGGCCCCAGCGTGTATCCGTGCTGCTGGCATCGATAGGAAGGGCTGCTGGGTGCCGGTTCTGCAGCCGTTTCTTAAAAAGAAGAGGTCTTTCTGCGTTAAACTTTCCGGCGGCTCTCGGTGGCGGGGCGCGGGACCAAGCCGTCGTCCGTGGCGGGGCTGTGGGAATCCCGGGCTGGGCGAGGCCTCGGCGTAGACGTGATGCTCCAAGTTCGTTTTCTGAGTTTGTTTAGATGCATTCGTCTATATGAAGGCGCTAtggaacttaaaaaaataatcctttacAGGTACGAGTGGAAAGCAAGTACCTCTCTTTATGGGTGGTTTTGTTCGTGTTCGCTATGTAAGTTGCTCGTTGCTgtgtaaaataaaaaccatctGTTCTGCAAGCACTGTCAAaaggcaggcagggagagccTGGGAAGGCAGGGTGGAACGGATGTCTTTTCCTTAAATCTCTAGGATAGCGGGTAACACGGAAAGAAGGGGGTTAAGCATTTAGAAAGATAGAAAACCCACGAGCGCACTGCTACAGGCATACCCACGCCTG is a window encoding:
- the MAD2L1 gene encoding mitotic spindle assembly checkpoint protein MAD2A, which produces MAKQLGREQQGITLRGSAEIVAEFFSYGINSILYQRGIYPPETFTRVQKYGLTLLVTTDPELKNYLNNVVEQMKEWLYKCIVQRLVVVISSIENNEVLERWQFDIECDKTAKDESAPREKSQKAIQDEIRSVIRQITATVTFLPLLETTCAFDLLIYTDKDLAVPEKWEESGPQFIANSEEVRLRSFTTTIHKVNSMVSYKKDSFP